A DNA window from Cottoperca gobio unplaced genomic scaffold, fCotGob3.1 fCotGob3_166arrow_ctg1, whole genome shotgun sequence contains the following coding sequences:
- the LOC115004672 gene encoding ribonuclease inhibitor-like: MFSLFRLGGYRLSEISWASLFSALKSNPPHLRELDLWDNKLQDSSVKLLCDLLESPDCRLETLRLRGCSLSEISWASLVSALKSNPPLLRELDLRDTNLQDSSEKLLRDLLESPDCRLETLRIDDELITAEEHTT; the protein is encoded by the exons atgttttctttattcagattgggGGGCTACAGgctgtcagagatcagctgggcttctctgttctcagctctgaagtccaaccccccccatctgagagagctggacctgtgggacaacaagctgcaggattcatcagtgaagctgctgtgtgaccttctggagagtccagactgcagactggagactctcag attgaggggctgcagtctgtcagagatcagctgggcttctctggtctcagctctgaagtccaacccccccctcctgagagagctggacctgagggACACCAACCTGCAGGATTCATCAGAGAAGCTGCTGcgtgaccttctggagagtccagactgcagactggagactctcag GATCGATGACGAGTTGATCACAGCTGaggaacacacaacat ag